The sequence below is a genomic window from Candidatus Angelobacter sp..
CAAGGAGATCGAAGTCGGATTTCCGTCGGCGTCGAACACCGAGTTCGCCTTCAATCGCAGGCTGATTGAGGAACGCCGCGCGCCGGATGACGTCTGGCTCCAGGTGTTGGTGCAGGCGCGCGAGGACCTGATTGAGCGCACGTTCGAGTCGCTGGTGGGCGCCAGGAGAGTAATCATCCACCTCTACAACTCGACGTCGCCCGCGCAGCGCCGGGTCGTCTTCGGAATGTCGGAGAAAGAAATCGTCAAAGTTGCCATGAAGGGCGCCCAGTGGATCAAGGACCGGTTGCCCCGGCTCAAGGGGACGGAGGTGATGCTCCAGTATTCGCCGGAAAGTTTCAGCATGACGGAAGTCGAGTTTGCAAAGGAGATTTCCGAGGCGGTGATGGACGTCTGGCGGCCGACACCGCACCACAAAATGATTTTGAATCTACCCGACACGGTCGAGGTCGCGATGCCAAACGTTTATGCCGATCAGATCGAATGGATGTGCCGCAACATTAGAAACCGCGACTCCCTCATCATCAGCCTCCACACGCACAACGATCGGTGCACCGGTGTCGCCGCGACCGAGCTCGGGTTGCTCGCCGGCGCCGACCGCGTCGAAGGCACGCTTTTCGGAAACGGGGAACGGACCGGGAATCTCGACATCGTGACTGTGGCGTTGAACCTCTACATGCACGGCATCGATCCCCGGCTCAACTTCAGCGATCTGAATGCGATTCAGGAGGTTTATGAGCGTTGCACCGGGATGACGGTGCCGGCGCGCCAGCCTTACGGCGGCGAACTCGTCTTTACCGCGTTCAGCGGCTCGCACCAGGATGCGATTCGCAAAGGCCTGGCCGAATGGGCAAAAAAGAGTGGGGCTCATTGG
It includes:
- the leuA gene encoding 2-isopropylmalate synthase → MLKNPSQKYRPFPPVELPDRHWPNRVLTHAPVWCSVDLRDGNQALAVPMNVSQKLELFQALVKCGFKEIEVGFPSASNTEFAFNRRLIEERRAPDDVWLQVLVQAREDLIERTFESLVGARRVIIHLYNSTSPAQRRVVFGMSEKEIVKVAMKGAQWIKDRLPRLKGTEVMLQYSPESFSMTEVEFAKEISEAVMDVWRPTPHHKMILNLPDTVEVAMPNVYADQIEWMCRNIRNRDSLIISLHTHNDRCTGVAATELGLLAGADRVEGTLFGNGERTGNLDIVTVALNLYMHGIDPRLNFSDLNAIQEVYERCTGMTVPARQPYGGELVFTAFSGSHQDAIRKGLAEWAKKSGAHWDVPYLTIDPTDIGREYREVIRVNSQSGKGGVAYLLESEFGIELPKEMQREFGPIANEEVDRLGREVSGAELKAMFWREYVERATPWSLVHFHADGMEGIFRCRASVRHDGVETALTGEGNGPIAAFVDALVGGGAPPFSVAYYREHALSAGTAASAIAYIQIKLADGRTRWGAAVDTNIELASVKAVLSALNRV